The proteins below come from a single Carnobacterium divergens DSM 20623 genomic window:
- a CDS encoding sensor histidine kinase, translated as MKNTIQQRQQIRFFIYNVVTFAIIFLIFGLIIYQQVQNSLYSSVNSELLKQKERLDNVPPVSKEGIENQPDLPKNMEQKRQGSGPGVLPVEWDKNGKILNQDAIGELNYALFNQLTLDTTKLGTVKSVSVGESSYRYIVFKAKNSINQDAAYIQFIISVKAEEQLAASFGEILIVCSIVFWIFSILASYVLARKSMRPILLSWQKQTEFVENASHELRTPLTIIQNKLEGLLTKPNERIVDEIEPIALSLSEIRHLSKLTSDLLWLSRADSNQTLLTKEPVLLNDFLAECLAPYQEIAASQGKYFWTKLASPVIAEIDKTRIQQVLVILLDNALKYTKEKETIGLGSFVEGNYWELMISDTGSGIAKENQERVFERFFREEKSRNRGTGGTGLGLPIAKWIVELHQGKIELVENTSKGCLFKVRIPLT; from the coding sequence TTGAAGAACACAATTCAGCAAAGACAACAAATTCGTTTTTTTATTTATAATGTCGTGACCTTTGCCATTATTTTTTTAATTTTTGGTTTAATCATTTACCAACAAGTTCAAAATTCGCTCTATTCATCTGTTAATAGTGAATTATTAAAACAAAAAGAACGATTAGATAATGTGCCTCCTGTCAGTAAAGAGGGCATAGAAAATCAACCTGATTTACCGAAAAATATGGAACAAAAACGACAAGGATCGGGTCCAGGTGTTCTACCAGTAGAATGGGATAAAAATGGAAAAATCTTAAATCAAGATGCGATTGGTGAACTAAATTATGCGCTATTTAACCAATTAACCTTAGATACAACAAAATTAGGAACCGTAAAAAGCGTATCAGTAGGAGAATCTTCCTATCGATACATTGTTTTTAAAGCAAAAAATAGTATAAATCAGGATGCAGCGTACATTCAATTTATCATAAGTGTCAAAGCAGAAGAGCAACTGGCTGCTAGTTTTGGTGAAATATTGATTGTGTGCTCCATTGTTTTTTGGATTTTCTCAATTCTAGCCAGTTATGTTTTAGCCAGAAAATCAATGCGCCCTATCTTACTTTCATGGCAAAAACAAACTGAATTTGTAGAAAATGCCTCCCATGAATTGCGGACACCATTAACAATTATCCAAAATAAATTAGAAGGCTTACTTACAAAACCAAATGAGCGGATTGTAGACGAAATCGAACCAATTGCTCTCTCTCTTTCCGAAATTCGCCATTTAAGTAAACTCACGAGTGATCTATTATGGCTGTCACGAGCAGATTCCAATCAAACACTATTAACAAAAGAACCTGTCCTCTTAAATGATTTCTTAGCAGAATGTTTAGCACCATACCAAGAAATTGCTGCTAGTCAAGGAAAGTATTTTTGGACAAAATTAGCTTCGCCAGTGATTGCCGAAATCGACAAAACAAGAATCCAACAAGTTTTAGTGATTTTATTAGATAATGCGTTAAAATACACAAAAGAAAAAGAAACAATCGGCTTAGGTAGCTTTGTTGAAGGGAATTACTGGGAACTTATGATTAGCGATACAGGGTCAGGAATTGCTAAGGAAAATCAAGAACGGGTTTTTGAGCGTTTCTTTAGAGAAGAAAAATCCCGAAATCGAGGAACTGGTGGGACAGGATTAGGACTTCCTATTGCTAAATGGATAGTAGAGTTGCATCAAGGGAAAATTGAGCTGGTAGAGAACACATCGAAGGGTTGCTTGTTTAAAGTACGAATTCCCTTAACGTGA
- the mnmA gene encoding tRNA 2-thiouridine(34) synthase MnmA yields MVKSMTDNSKTRVVVGMSGGVDSSVTALLLKEQGYDVVGIFMKNWDDTNEAGVCTATEDYNDVIQVANQIGIPYYSVNFEKQYWDRVFQYFLDEYKLGRTPNPDVMCNKEIKFKAFLDYAMSLGADYVATGHYAQVTRDEDGVTHMLRGIDTNKDQTYFLNQLSQEQLAKTMFPLGGMEKSEVRKIAEEAGLATAKKKDSTGVCFIGERDFKQFLMNYLPAKPGNMVTIDGEVKGQHDGLMYYTIGQRQGLGIGGGGESSEPWFVVGKDLKTNTLYVGQGFHHEHLYATHLDATDIHFTTYKEMPRTFKCTAKFRYRQTDTGVTVHLNEDGTTARVEFDEPVRAITPGQAVVFYDGMECLGGGTIDVAYNDAKILQYV; encoded by the coding sequence ATGGTGAAAAGCATGACAGACAACAGCAAAACACGTGTCGTAGTTGGCATGAGTGGCGGAGTTGACTCATCTGTTACAGCATTGCTTTTAAAAGAGCAAGGTTATGACGTGGTGGGGATTTTTATGAAGAACTGGGATGACACAAATGAAGCTGGCGTATGTACAGCAACAGAGGATTACAACGATGTAATTCAAGTGGCAAACCAAATTGGAATTCCTTATTATTCAGTGAATTTCGAAAAACAATATTGGGACAGAGTTTTCCAATACTTCTTAGATGAATACAAGCTAGGAAGAACGCCAAATCCAGACGTAATGTGTAACAAGGAAATTAAATTTAAAGCCTTCCTTGATTATGCGATGAGTTTAGGCGCTGATTATGTAGCAACTGGGCACTATGCGCAAGTAACAAGAGACGAGGACGGCGTAACGCATATGTTACGTGGAATCGATACAAATAAAGATCAAACCTATTTCTTAAATCAATTGTCACAAGAACAATTAGCTAAAACAATGTTTCCTTTAGGCGGCATGGAAAAATCAGAAGTTCGCAAAATTGCTGAAGAAGCGGGCTTAGCAACTGCTAAAAAGAAAGATTCGACAGGTGTTTGTTTTATTGGCGAACGTGATTTTAAACAATTTTTAATGAATTATTTACCAGCAAAACCGGGAAACATGGTGACAATTGATGGTGAAGTCAAAGGACAACACGATGGCTTAATGTATTATACTATTGGGCAACGCCAAGGTTTAGGCATTGGTGGTGGCGGTGAATCAAGTGAACCGTGGTTTGTTGTTGGAAAAGATTTAAAAACCAATACGCTTTATGTGGGACAAGGTTTCCATCATGAACATTTATATGCTACTCACTTAGATGCAACAGATATTCATTTTACAACCTATAAAGAAATGCCAAGAACCTTTAAATGTACGGCTAAATTTCGTTATCGCCAAACAGATACAGGTGTGACGGTTCATTTAAACGAAGATGGTACAACTGCTCGTGTTGAATTTGATGAGCCTGTTAGAGCGATTACGCCAGGGCAAGCTGTTGTTTTCTATGACGGTATGGAATGCTTAGGCGGCGGAACTATTGACGTTGCTTACAATGACGCTAAAATCTTACAATATGTCTAA